One genomic window of Conger conger chromosome 9, fConCon1.1, whole genome shotgun sequence includes the following:
- the LOC133136869 gene encoding uncharacterized protein LOC133136869 isoform X4: MFSGIFQNVPKDRAPTFTSYITDIHPEKEESQLGKQEKGGMFSGMFKKSPKPADRTIPVQEEESVQSESSASKDNLSDIGTKEKVGMFSGMFRKPHKPAGGAAPAQDNLSTQTELADNNNTKDNLSTNSKLSTSNDNLSDINTKEKGGKFSNMFKKALKPAELAVPAQETGSTHGELSAGEDSLSDSSTKDNISTDKKLSGSNESLSDIDTKEKGGKLSRIFKTASKPAEHTVSAQENESDSDDSLSENNAKDNLSTHSELSDSNECLSGSNNTKEKKGGVLTGILKKAFKPAEHTAPAQVDESLQSELSASNDNLSTKEKGGMFSGMFRKHPKSSEGPKHAQENESQDELSASNESLSDINTKEKGGMFDGMFRSKSDTTFEHATPAQDNLSTHRELSASNDDLSDNTKERGGMFTGIFKRPAKPAEHKVPAQKKESTGNELSASNDNLSDTGTKEKGGMFSGMFKKHPKTSEGPTSAQENESQDELTASNESLSDINTKEKGGMFSGMFKSKSEKTFEHAAQDNLSTHHELSASSDNLSDNTKGGIFIGMFKRPAKPTEHKVLAQKNESTSDELSTSNDNLLDINPKEKGGMFGGMFRSKARPTPAEETGFARGELSTSNDSLSEKNSKEKTGKFGGIFRRAPKPAQVSPETDGGTPAGRDKKRDDLKMKRRVSFRVKRTLPRNARLQSPMKDLEEEDLLAESFELEDLSSVQESSVEIEMVEMAPMPREGNPLDSDEDDDGLLEWWRTVEGWDEWNESSNFKEDEEELAVEQAADRVYMAAQLFVRLFNQRGGSLQQRILELLALADAADNFHKQTVAASMGGGVASVVGSVATITGLILAPFTFGTSVIVTAIGIGVATAGGIASASANITDTVHSNMDRKKVEKMIQGYQDEIKDIRECMEFVQDGMDALQEWNFEKYTESVSKRALNQNVKHVVKEGARAGKALMINTDQLISTVQVLSVAGGAAKAAQVISVTTGVMSALFLALDIFFLAKDSHELRKGAKTQFATKLREVCKELQDGILELNRVKTELQKTMDGIEVEEFEEDEDDDDEEDEDDLDLESDPKKLAELEEEINQIEQKLDQEVLEKKREGDGRKETKINDNKEDHVKPQSGKMEKGEEEAESVKQEGEERVEKGKVETERRKYGTDGMAKDGNQDDGNEKIKLVEQEKGENGGEEEVKKKKSEGDEQGERAKGEVDDQGKNVKREGNEQRKKEPEDSLDGSKNSERGGDESGKKESRWGSEEQKNEKKHRDERRKDAKREGDELGKKVRRGGDEWRKNAKAEWDGQTKKEPRQDDEQWKDESRKSGKKEEGEHWKDAKREGDEHGTSGKGESDERGKSGKKEGDEHRKDAEREGGEQRKSGKREGDERRKDAKREGDEHRTSGKREGDERGKSRKKEGDERWKDTKREGDEHRTSGKKEGDAQGKSGKRERDSIPPPARPRSKAISHSTEETSWEEPVSDPKGPPPVPRKKRSSHREPLSI; encoded by the exons ATGTTCAGTGGGATTTTCCAGAATGTGCCAAAAGACAGAGCCCCCACCTTCACT AGTTACATAACAGACATTCATCCAGAGAAAGAGGAAAGCCAACTTGGCAAACAG GAGAAAGGAGGAATGTTCAGTGGGATGTTCAAAAAATCCCCCAAACCCGCCGATCGCACCATACCTGTACAG GAAGAGGAATCTGTACAGAGTGAATCCTCAGCCAGCAAGGACAATCTCTCAGATATCGGCACAaag GAGAAAGTAGGAATGTTCAGTGGAATGTTCAGAAAACCTCACAAACCTGCTGGAGGTGctgcacctgcacag gACAATCTTTCTACACAAACTGAACTCgctgacaacaacaacacaaag GACAATCTCTCTACAAACTCCAAGCTCTCCACCAGCAATGACAATCTCTCTGACATTAACACAAAG gaaAAGGGAGGGAAGTTCAGTAACATGTTCAAAAAAGCCCTTAAGCCAGCTGAGCTCGCAGTTCCTGCACAG GAAACTGGATCAACACACGGTGAACTATCCGCCGgtgaggacagtctgtctgacaGCAGTACAAAG GACAACATTTCGACAGACAAAAAGCTCTCGGGCAGCAATGAGAGTCTCTCTGACATTGACACAAAG gaaaaAGGAGGGAAATTGAGTAGAATATTCAAAACGGCCTCTAAGCCTGCTGAGCACACAGTCTCTGCACAG GAAAATGAATCGGACAGTGATGACAGTCTCTCGGAAAACAATGCAAAG gacaaTCTTTCTACACACAGTGAACTCTCAGACAGCAACGAGTGTCTCTCTGGCAGCAACAACACAAAG GAAAAGAAAGGAGGAGTGTTGACCGGAATCTTAAAAAAAGCCTTCAAacctgctgaacacacagctcCTGCACAG GTAGATGAATCGTTACAGAGTGAACTCTCTGCCAGCAACGACAATCTCAGCACAAAG GAGAAAGGGGGGATGTTCAGCGGAATGTTCAGAAAACATCCTAAATCTTCTGAGGGTCCTAAGCATGCACAG GAAAATGAATCACAGGATGAACTCTCAGCCAGCAATGAGAGTCTCTCCGATATCAACACAAAG GAAAAAGGTGGAATGTTCGACGGAATGTTCAGATCCAAGTCTGACACAACTTTTGAACATGcgacacctgcacag gacaATCTTTCTACACACCGTGAACTCTCAGCTAGCAATGACGATCTCTCTGACAACACAAAG gaaagAGGAGGAATGTTTACTGGAATTTTCAAAAGACCTGCGAAACCTGCTGAGCACAAAGTACCTGCACAG aaaaaagaaTCGACAGGCAATGAGCTCTCGGCCAGCAATGACAATCTCTCAGACACCGGCACAAAG GAGAAAGGAGGGATGTTCAGTGGAATGTTCAAAAAGCATCCTAAAACATCTGAAGGTCCTACATCTGCACAA GAAAATGAATCGCAGGATGAACTCACGGCCAGCAATGAGAGTCTCTCCGATATCAACACAAAG GAAAAAGGTGGAATGTTCAGTGGAATGTTCAAATCCAAGtctgaaaaaacatttgaacatgCTGCACAG GACAATCTTTCTACACACCATGAACTATCAGCTAGCAGTGACAATCTTTCTGACAATACAAAG GGTGGGATTTTCATTGGAATGTTCAAAAGACCAGCTAAGCCTACTGAGCATAAAGTACTTGCACAG AAAAATGAATCCACAAGCGATGAGCTCTCGACCAGCAATGACAATCTCTTGGATATCAACCCAAAG GAGAAAGGAGGAATGTTCGGTGGAATGTTCAGATCCAAGGCTCGTCCTACACCTGCAGAG GAAACGGGATTTGCACGGGGTGAACTCTCCACTAGCAATGACAGTCTATCGGAGAAGAACTCAAAG GAAAAAACAGGGAAGTTTGGTGGAATATTCCGAAGAGCTCCTAAACCTGCACAG GTTTCCCCAGAGACCGATGGTGGAACTCCAGCAGGTAGAGATAAGAAGAGGGACGATTtgaagatgaagaggagg GTATCATTCAGAGTGAAGAGAACACTTCCCAGAAATGCAAGACTTCAGTCcccaatgaag GATTTGGAGGAAGAGGATCTATTGGCAGAGTCTTTTGAATTGGAGGACCTGAGCTCTGTGCAG GAGAGCTCAGTGGAGATTGAGATGGTGGAGATGGCCCCTATGCCCAGAGAAGGAAACCCTCTTGACTCCGACGAG GACGATGATGGCCTGCTGGAATGGTGGAGAACCGTAGAAG GTTGGGATGAATGGAATGAATCCTCAAACTTTAAAGAGGACGAGGAAGAACT GGCAGTGGAGCAGGCCGCTGACCGTGTGTACATGGCGGCTCAGCTGTTCGTGCGCCTCTTCAACCAGCGGGGGGGGTCCCTGCAGCAGCGCATCCTGGAGCTGCTCGCTCTGGCCGACGCGGCCGACAACTTCCACAAGCAGACGGTGGCGGCCAGCATGGGGGGCGGAGTGGCCAGCGTGGTGGGGAGCGTGGCCACCATCACGGGCCTCATCCTCGCCCCCTTCACCTTCGGCACCTCCGTCATCGTCACGGCCATAGGCATCGGCGTGGCGACCGCCGGCGGCATAGCCTCCGCCTCCGCCAACATCACGGACACGGTCCACTCCAACATGGACCGCAAGAAAGTGGAGAAAATGATCCAGGGCTACCAAGACGAGATCAAGGACATCCGGGAATGCATGGAATTTGTACAG GATGGGATGGATGCGCTTCAAGAGTGGAACTTTGAGAAATACACGGAGAGCGTGTCAAAACGTGCACTGAATCAGAACGTCAAACATGTAGTGAAGGAAGGCGCTCGAGCGGGCAAGGCTCTGATGATCAACACGGACCAACTCATCAGCACTGTGCAAGTGCTGAGTGTAGCAGGTGGGGCGGCCAAAGCTGCCCAGGTGATCAGCGTCACCACTGGCGTCATGTCCGCACTCTTCCTCGCTCTCGACATCTTCTTCCTCGCCAAGGACTCTCATGAGCTGCGCAAGGGTGCCAAGACGCAGTTTGCTACTAAGCTCCGTGAGGTGTGCAAGGAACTGCAAGATGGAATTCTAGAATTGAACCGCGTAAAAACTGAGTTGCAGAAGACCATGGATGGCATTGAGGTGGAAGAGTttgaggaggatgaggatgatgatgatgaggaggatgaagatgatTTGGATCTTGAGTCTGACCCGAAAAAACTGGCCGAACTGGAGGAggagataaaccagatagaacAGAAACTGGACCAGGAAGTCCTGGAGAAGAAAAGGGAGGGAGACGGAAGAAAGGAGAcgaaaataaatgataataaggAAGACCATGTAAAGCCCCAAAGTGGAAAGATGGAAAAGggtgaagaagaagcagaaagtGTGAAGCAAGAGGGGGAAGAAAGAGTAGAAAAAGGGAAGGTAGAAACCGAAAGACGAAAATATGGGACCGATGGGATGGCAAAAGATGGAAATCAAGAcgatggaaatgaaaaaataaaacttgttgAACAAGAGAAGGGTGAAAATGGAGGTGAAGAagaggtaaaaaagaaaaagagcgaAGGGGATGAACAGGGTGAAAGGGCAAAGGGAGAGGTGGATGACCAGGGGAAGAATGTAAAAAGAGAGGGGAACGAACAAAGGAAAAAGGAACCTGAAGACTCGTTGGACGGAAGCAAaaactcagagagagggggggatgaaTCGGGTAAAAAGGAAAGCAGATGGGGGAGTGAAGAGCAGAAGAATGAAAAGAAACACAGGGATGAACGGAGGAAGGatgcaaagagagagggagatgaactGGGTAAAAAAgtaaggagagggggagatgaaTGGAGGAAGAATGCAAAGGCTGAGTGGGatggacaaacaaaaaaagaaccaaGACAGGATGATGAACAATGGAAGGATGAAAGTAGGAAAAGTGGAAAGAAAGAGGAGGGTGAACACTGGAAGGATgcaaagagagagggtgatgaACATGGGACAagtggaaagggagagagtgatgaaCGAGGGAAAAGTGGGAAGAAAGAAGGGGATGAACACCGGAAGGATGCAGAACGAGAGGGGGGTGAACAAAGGAAaagtggaaagagagagggtgatgaACGACGGAAGGATGCCAAGAGAGAGGGTGATGAACATAGGACaagtggaaagagagagggggatgaacgAGGGAAAAGTAGAAAGAAAGAGGGTGATGAACGATGGAAGGATacaaagagagagggtgatgaACACAGGACAAGtggaaagaaagagggggatgCACAGGGGAAGAGTGGCAAGAGAGAGCGTGACTCCATTCCTCCACCAGCTCGGCCACGATCCAAGGCTATATCCCACAGCACAGAAGAGACTAGCTGGGAGGAGCCAGTCTCAGACCCAAAAGGCCCGCCCCCAGTCCCACGCAAGAAGCGCTCTTCTCACCGAGAGCCGCTCTCAATCTAA
- the LOC133136869 gene encoding uncharacterized protein LOC133136869 isoform X5 yields MFSGIFQNVPKDRAPTFTSYITDIHPEKEESQLGKQEKGGMFSGMFKKSPKPADRTIPVQEEESVQSESSASKDNLSDIGTKEKVGMFSGMFRKPHKPAGGAAPAQDNLSTQTELADNNNTKDNLSTNSKLSTSNDNLSDINTKEKGGKFSNMFKKALKPAELAVPAQETGSTHGELSAGEDSLSDSSTKDNISTDKKLSGSNESLSDIDTKEKGGKLSRIFKTASKPAEHTVSAQENESDSDDSLSENNAKEKGGMFSGMFRSKASKHSRDSTPAQDNLSTHSELSDSNECLSGSNNTKEKKGGVLTGILKKAFKPAEHTAPAQVDESLQSELSASNDNLSTKEKGGMFSGMFRKHPKSSEGPKHAQENESQDELSASNESLSDINTKDNLSTHRELSASNDDLSDNTKERGGMFTGIFKRPAKPAEHKVPAQKKESTGNELSASNDNLSDTGTKEKGGMFSGMFKKHPKTSEGPTSAQENESQDELTASNESLSDINTKEKGGMFSGMFKSKSEKTFEHAAQDNLSTHHELSASSDNLSDNTKGGIFIGMFKRPAKPTEHKVLAQKNESTSDELSTSNDNLLDINPKEKGGMFGGMFRSKARPTPAEETGFARGELSTSNDSLSEKNSKEKTGKFGGIFRRAPKPAQVSPETDGGTPAGRDKKRDDLKMKRRVSFRVKRTLPRNARLQSPMKDLEEEDLLAESFELEDLSSVQESSVEIEMVEMAPMPREGNPLDSDEDDDGLLEWWRTVEGWDEWNESSNFKEDEEELAVEQAADRVYMAAQLFVRLFNQRGGSLQQRILELLALADAADNFHKQTVAASMGGGVASVVGSVATITGLILAPFTFGTSVIVTAIGIGVATAGGIASASANITDTVHSNMDRKKVEKMIQGYQDEIKDIRECMEFVQDGMDALQEWNFEKYTESVSKRALNQNVKHVVKEGARAGKALMINTDQLISTVQVLSVAGGAAKAAQVISVTTGVMSALFLALDIFFLAKDSHELRKGAKTQFATKLREVCKELQDGILELNRVKTELQKTMDGIEVEEFEEDEDDDDEEDEDDLDLESDPKKLAELEEEINQIEQKLDQEVLEKKREGDGRKETKINDNKEDHVKPQSGKMEKGEEEAESVKQEGEERVEKGKVETERRKYGTDGMAKDGNQDDGNEKIKLVEQEKGENGGEEEVKKKKSEGDEQGERAKGEVDDQGKNVKREGNEQRKKEPEDSLDGSKNSERGGDESGKKESRWGSEEQKNEKKHRDERRKDAKREGDELGKKVRRGGDEWRKNAKAEWDGQTKKEPRQDDEQWKDESRKSGKKEEGEHWKDAKREGDEHGTSGKGESDERGKSGKKEGDEHRKDAEREGGEQRKSGKREGDERRKDAKREGDEHRTSGKREGDERGKSRKKEGDERWKDTKREGDEHRTSGKKEGDAQGKSGKRERDSIPPPARPRSKAISHSTEETSWEEPVSDPKGPPPVPRKKRSSHREPLSI; encoded by the exons ATGTTCAGTGGGATTTTCCAGAATGTGCCAAAAGACAGAGCCCCCACCTTCACT AGTTACATAACAGACATTCATCCAGAGAAAGAGGAAAGCCAACTTGGCAAACAG GAGAAAGGAGGAATGTTCAGTGGGATGTTCAAAAAATCCCCCAAACCCGCCGATCGCACCATACCTGTACAG GAAGAGGAATCTGTACAGAGTGAATCCTCAGCCAGCAAGGACAATCTCTCAGATATCGGCACAaag GAGAAAGTAGGAATGTTCAGTGGAATGTTCAGAAAACCTCACAAACCTGCTGGAGGTGctgcacctgcacag gACAATCTTTCTACACAAACTGAACTCgctgacaacaacaacacaaag GACAATCTCTCTACAAACTCCAAGCTCTCCACCAGCAATGACAATCTCTCTGACATTAACACAAAG gaaAAGGGAGGGAAGTTCAGTAACATGTTCAAAAAAGCCCTTAAGCCAGCTGAGCTCGCAGTTCCTGCACAG GAAACTGGATCAACACACGGTGAACTATCCGCCGgtgaggacagtctgtctgacaGCAGTACAAAG GACAACATTTCGACAGACAAAAAGCTCTCGGGCAGCAATGAGAGTCTCTCTGACATTGACACAAAG gaaaaAGGAGGGAAATTGAGTAGAATATTCAAAACGGCCTCTAAGCCTGCTGAGCACACAGTCTCTGCACAG GAAAATGAATCGGACAGTGATGACAGTCTCTCGGAAAACAATGCAAAG GAGAAAGGAGGAATGTTCAGTGGAATGTTCAGGTCCAAAGCTTCCAAACATTCTAGAGATTCTACACCGGCACAA gacaaTCTTTCTACACACAGTGAACTCTCAGACAGCAACGAGTGTCTCTCTGGCAGCAACAACACAAAG GAAAAGAAAGGAGGAGTGTTGACCGGAATCTTAAAAAAAGCCTTCAAacctgctgaacacacagctcCTGCACAG GTAGATGAATCGTTACAGAGTGAACTCTCTGCCAGCAACGACAATCTCAGCACAAAG GAGAAAGGGGGGATGTTCAGCGGAATGTTCAGAAAACATCCTAAATCTTCTGAGGGTCCTAAGCATGCACAG GAAAATGAATCACAGGATGAACTCTCAGCCAGCAATGAGAGTCTCTCCGATATCAACACAAAG gacaATCTTTCTACACACCGTGAACTCTCAGCTAGCAATGACGATCTCTCTGACAACACAAAG gaaagAGGAGGAATGTTTACTGGAATTTTCAAAAGACCTGCGAAACCTGCTGAGCACAAAGTACCTGCACAG aaaaaagaaTCGACAGGCAATGAGCTCTCGGCCAGCAATGACAATCTCTCAGACACCGGCACAAAG GAGAAAGGAGGGATGTTCAGTGGAATGTTCAAAAAGCATCCTAAAACATCTGAAGGTCCTACATCTGCACAA GAAAATGAATCGCAGGATGAACTCACGGCCAGCAATGAGAGTCTCTCCGATATCAACACAAAG GAAAAAGGTGGAATGTTCAGTGGAATGTTCAAATCCAAGtctgaaaaaacatttgaacatgCTGCACAG GACAATCTTTCTACACACCATGAACTATCAGCTAGCAGTGACAATCTTTCTGACAATACAAAG GGTGGGATTTTCATTGGAATGTTCAAAAGACCAGCTAAGCCTACTGAGCATAAAGTACTTGCACAG AAAAATGAATCCACAAGCGATGAGCTCTCGACCAGCAATGACAATCTCTTGGATATCAACCCAAAG GAGAAAGGAGGAATGTTCGGTGGAATGTTCAGATCCAAGGCTCGTCCTACACCTGCAGAG GAAACGGGATTTGCACGGGGTGAACTCTCCACTAGCAATGACAGTCTATCGGAGAAGAACTCAAAG GAAAAAACAGGGAAGTTTGGTGGAATATTCCGAAGAGCTCCTAAACCTGCACAG GTTTCCCCAGAGACCGATGGTGGAACTCCAGCAGGTAGAGATAAGAAGAGGGACGATTtgaagatgaagaggagg GTATCATTCAGAGTGAAGAGAACACTTCCCAGAAATGCAAGACTTCAGTCcccaatgaag GATTTGGAGGAAGAGGATCTATTGGCAGAGTCTTTTGAATTGGAGGACCTGAGCTCTGTGCAG GAGAGCTCAGTGGAGATTGAGATGGTGGAGATGGCCCCTATGCCCAGAGAAGGAAACCCTCTTGACTCCGACGAG GACGATGATGGCCTGCTGGAATGGTGGAGAACCGTAGAAG GTTGGGATGAATGGAATGAATCCTCAAACTTTAAAGAGGACGAGGAAGAACT GGCAGTGGAGCAGGCCGCTGACCGTGTGTACATGGCGGCTCAGCTGTTCGTGCGCCTCTTCAACCAGCGGGGGGGGTCCCTGCAGCAGCGCATCCTGGAGCTGCTCGCTCTGGCCGACGCGGCCGACAACTTCCACAAGCAGACGGTGGCGGCCAGCATGGGGGGCGGAGTGGCCAGCGTGGTGGGGAGCGTGGCCACCATCACGGGCCTCATCCTCGCCCCCTTCACCTTCGGCACCTCCGTCATCGTCACGGCCATAGGCATCGGCGTGGCGACCGCCGGCGGCATAGCCTCCGCCTCCGCCAACATCACGGACACGGTCCACTCCAACATGGACCGCAAGAAAGTGGAGAAAATGATCCAGGGCTACCAAGACGAGATCAAGGACATCCGGGAATGCATGGAATTTGTACAG GATGGGATGGATGCGCTTCAAGAGTGGAACTTTGAGAAATACACGGAGAGCGTGTCAAAACGTGCACTGAATCAGAACGTCAAACATGTAGTGAAGGAAGGCGCTCGAGCGGGCAAGGCTCTGATGATCAACACGGACCAACTCATCAGCACTGTGCAAGTGCTGAGTGTAGCAGGTGGGGCGGCCAAAGCTGCCCAGGTGATCAGCGTCACCACTGGCGTCATGTCCGCACTCTTCCTCGCTCTCGACATCTTCTTCCTCGCCAAGGACTCTCATGAGCTGCGCAAGGGTGCCAAGACGCAGTTTGCTACTAAGCTCCGTGAGGTGTGCAAGGAACTGCAAGATGGAATTCTAGAATTGAACCGCGTAAAAACTGAGTTGCAGAAGACCATGGATGGCATTGAGGTGGAAGAGTttgaggaggatgaggatgatgatgatgaggaggatgaagatgatTTGGATCTTGAGTCTGACCCGAAAAAACTGGCCGAACTGGAGGAggagataaaccagatagaacAGAAACTGGACCAGGAAGTCCTGGAGAAGAAAAGGGAGGGAGACGGAAGAAAGGAGAcgaaaataaatgataataaggAAGACCATGTAAAGCCCCAAAGTGGAAAGATGGAAAAGggtgaagaagaagcagaaagtGTGAAGCAAGAGGGGGAAGAAAGAGTAGAAAAAGGGAAGGTAGAAACCGAAAGACGAAAATATGGGACCGATGGGATGGCAAAAGATGGAAATCAAGAcgatggaaatgaaaaaataaaacttgttgAACAAGAGAAGGGTGAAAATGGAGGTGAAGAagaggtaaaaaagaaaaagagcgaAGGGGATGAACAGGGTGAAAGGGCAAAGGGAGAGGTGGATGACCAGGGGAAGAATGTAAAAAGAGAGGGGAACGAACAAAGGAAAAAGGAACCTGAAGACTCGTTGGACGGAAGCAAaaactcagagagagggggggatgaaTCGGGTAAAAAGGAAAGCAGATGGGGGAGTGAAGAGCAGAAGAATGAAAAGAAACACAGGGATGAACGGAGGAAGGatgcaaagagagagggagatgaactGGGTAAAAAAgtaaggagagggggagatgaaTGGAGGAAGAATGCAAAGGCTGAGTGGGatggacaaacaaaaaaagaaccaaGACAGGATGATGAACAATGGAAGGATGAAAGTAGGAAAAGTGGAAAGAAAGAGGAGGGTGAACACTGGAAGGATgcaaagagagagggtgatgaACATGGGACAagtggaaagggagagagtgatgaaCGAGGGAAAAGTGGGAAGAAAGAAGGGGATGAACACCGGAAGGATGCAGAACGAGAGGGGGGTGAACAAAGGAAaagtggaaagagagagggtgatgaACGACGGAAGGATGCCAAGAGAGAGGGTGATGAACATAGGACaagtggaaagagagagggggatgaacgAGGGAAAAGTAGAAAGAAAGAGGGTGATGAACGATGGAAGGATacaaagagagagggtgatgaACACAGGACAAGtggaaagaaagagggggatgCACAGGGGAAGAGTGGCAAGAGAGAGCGTGACTCCATTCCTCCACCAGCTCGGCCACGATCCAAGGCTATATCCCACAGCACAGAAGAGACTAGCTGGGAGGAGCCAGTCTCAGACCCAAAAGGCCCGCCCCCAGTCCCACGCAAGAAGCGCTCTTCTCACCGAGAGCCGCTCTCAATCTAA